The Thermanaeromonas sp. C210 genome segment CCACATCATAGATACTGACGACATTGGGATGGGAAAGCCTGGCCACTGCCTGAGCTTCCTGCTGAAACCGGGCCACAAAATTGCGGTCACTGGCGAACTGTTCTCGCAAAATCTTGATGGTAACGCTCCGGTTAAGCAGCTGGTCCTGGCCCCGATACACCAGGGCCATCCCGCCGCCCCCCAAAGCCTCCTTGATTTCGTAACGGCCATCCAGGATTTTACCGATCATAACTTCACCGCCCTAAGACTTTCGCCATAATTTGCCCTCCTATAGGGGCTGCTACTGCTCCACCGGCGCCGGCGTTTTCTACAATCACGGCCACCGCAACTTGAGGGGCTTCGGCCGGGGCAAAGCCCACAAACCATGAATGGGCCCTCCCCTGGGGGTTTTGGGCGGAACCTGTTTTCCCTGCAACTCGTATACCGGGAATCCTGGCACTCTGTCCCGTTCCCTCCTCCACCGTGGCTACCATGGCTTCCTTAATGATTAACGCCACGGCGGGGTCGGCGGCCAGCTTTAACAGCCGGGGGCGGGTCACCTTGAGCACCGCCCCTTTCTCGTCCTCTACCCTTGCCACCATGAACGGCTGCATCAGGCGGCCGTTATTCGCAAGGGCTGCCGCCACAAGGGCCATATGAAGGGGAGTTGCCACGAATTCTCCCTGGCCTATGGCAGCTTCGGCCAGGGCATTGGGATTGCTCCTCACCGTAGCCGGGAACCGCGAGGAAGCCACATTTAAATCGAAATCGAGCTCCTGACCCAGGGCAAAATTCCTAGCTGCCCGTTCGAATGCCTCCGCGCCGGCTTCTAGGGCCAACTGCGCAAAGGTGACGTTGCAGGAAAACATTAAGGCCTCATTAAAATTAATATTACCATGAACCCGGGGACAAGTCAGCTTCCTGCCTTCAATTTCTATATGGCCGGGGCAGTAAAACTCCCGTCGCGAGATCCCGTAGTCCTCCCCAAGGGCCGCCGCTGCGGTAATCAGCTTAAGGGTAGAACCCGGCGGGTATAAGCCCTGGAGGGCTCGATTGAGGAGAGGGCTGCCCTGGCGGGCATCGTTCAACTGATCCCAGGCATTCTCTATCCCATGGGGATCGAAGGAAGGGCTGCTGGCCAGGGCCAGGACCTCTCCCGTCTGAGGGTTGAGGGCCACAACAGCTCCCCGGTAACCCTTCAGCAGCTGGAAGGCTAACTGCTGCAGGGAAGCATCCAGAGTCAAGACTAAGTTATTGCCATGCCGGACTGTATTCTGTAATTCCCGCCATCGGTTGAGCACCCCTTGCCAGCCGGTAAGACCCAAAAGTTCGCCGTTATAGCCAGCTTCCAGGCCGCTCATACCTAGGCGCGGGCTGGCATAGCCCACCACATGGGCCGCGGCAGCCCCCAGGGGATACTCTCTTTGCAGGCGTCCCCCGGTAACGTAGGTGCGGGCCCAGACTTCTCCGTGACGCCCGCTGATCTGGCCCCTCCAGGTCTTTTCCTCGAGGAGCCGGAGGCGGGGATTAAAGGGATTTAAGTACAGTTCTTCTCCCTTTAACACCTGGATGTAAGTGAGATGTAGGATCAGCAGGAGAAACAAGGAGGATAATACCAAGGCCAAAAGCCGGACAGGTTTTTCCATTCCTTACACCCGCCCTGCAGCGCTTACGTTGAGCAACAGGCCCAAAATCAAGTAACTTATGATCAGGGAACTGCCGCCATAGCTCACAAAAGGCAACGTTACGCCCGTCAAAGGCATCAGTTTGCTGACGCCCGCCATAATGATGAAAGCCTGAAAGGTAACCAGAACGGTTAGGCCCGCCGCCAGCATGGTGCCCTGACCTTCGGGTGCCCTCAAGGCCGCGCGAAAACCCCGATAGCCGAATAAAAGATAGAGAATGGCGATACCGGCGCTACCTAACAATCCCATTTCTTCACCCATGGTGGCAAAAATAAAGTCGGTAGCCACATGGGGGATTATCTGGGAATATCCCAGCCCCATTCCGGTCCCGATCAGCCCCCCGCTCCCCAGGGAAAAGAGGGACTGGATTACTTGATAGCCTGCCCCCTGGGGGTCCGACCAGGGATTAAGCCAAACAGCCACCCGCGCCCGCAGGTGGGGGAAAAGACTATAAGCTGCCAATGAGCCCGCCAAAAAGAGAAGGCCTCCCAGGAGCATGTACCGCCGGCGCCCGGTGGCCAGGTAAATCATGGCTAAAAATACGGCCAGGAGAATGAGGGCCGAGCCCAGGTCCGGCTGCAACACCAAAAGCAACACCGATAGGGAAACGGCCGTAATCAAGGGGCCCCAGGTAGAGCGCCAGCGGGATTGTTCCAGCATAAGTTCCCGCTTTTCCTCGAGGAACCCGCTTAAAAAGAGCACAACCAATACCTTTACCGCTTCCACCGGCTGCAGGGTGAAGGAACCTAAAGTCAGCCAGCTCTTGGCTCCCCCCATCCTGGTCCCGGCTATCACCGTTAAAAACAGAAAAAACAGTCCCCCCGTCAAGTACAGGTAGGGGTAGCGGGTCAGCCTTTCGTAATCCCTTCCTCCCATCACCACGGCCACCAATACCAATAAACCCACTACGCTCCATGCCACCTGACGCCTGGCTAAGTCCGGGTCCAGCCTGAAAAGAAACACCAATCCTGAGGCGGTCAGCATGGCGGCCAGGGGCAGCAAATACTGATCCCCCCGGTGCCGGCTGATCTTTAGAATAAAATGCACGGCCCAAAAGGCAGCTATCAGAAGGGTTATTTCGGGACTCCCTAGGCCGGCCGATTCCTTTCGATGTAATAAGCCGTAAAGATACCCATTGAGGAGGATGAGGGAAGGCCACAAAAGGAGGGCAAACTCTTGCCGCCTTTCAGTCATAGGCTGCGAGCACCACCGTTATATTATCCGGTCCTCCCCGGTTTAGAGCAAGGGCCAAGAGGTTCTCCAAAATTTCTCTCAGCGTTCCTCCCTGGCCCACGGTGAAAGCGATCTCTTCATCCCTTACCACTTCCGGCAGGCCATCCGTACAAAGGAGCAGCAAGTCCCCTTCCATCAGAGAAACGACCTTCCCGTCCACCTCCACCTCGTCTTCGGTACCCAGAGCCCGGGTTAAGATATTACGGTGGGGATGCAACCTGGCTTCCTCCTGGGTCAGACCGCCGCTGCGAACCAACTCCCCTACATAAGAATGATCGTGGGTTAACACCTGGAGTTGACCGTCCCGGAAAAGATAAGCACGACTATCGCCCACATGGGCCAATAATACCTTATCGTCTATCACCCATGCCACCGTAAGGGTAGTACCCATTCCACGGTATTCCCGCCGGCTGAGGGCCGAACTGTAAACCACCCGGTTGGCAAAACGTACCGCGGACACCAGGTGCACGAGGGGGTCTCCCCGGTAATGCTCTTTGATTTTTTCGCCTAAAGCCCTTAAGGCCAAGGCGCTGGCCACTTCCCCCGCCTGATGCCCGCCCATGCCGTCGGCCACGGCTAGGAGGCCCAGCCCCAAGTCTACAAGATAGGCATCTTCATTATCGGAACGCATTAAGCCGGGATGAGTTAGTACTTCGGCCCGCATTCTCCCACCTCACTTCGAAAATAACGCCTCCAATACGCACCTCATCGCCCGGTGCTAAGTCTACGGGGCCGGTGATACGCTTGCCATTTACATAAGTGCCGTTGGTGCTGCCCAAATCGCGGATCTGCCAGCGGTTTCCCTGGCGCGTGATGGCCGCGTGGCGTCCCGATACGTGGGTTTCACTGAGGACAATGTCGCTCAGCTGGTCACGACCGATTATGATGTTTTCGCCAAGGGGGTAAATTTCTCCTTTTTTTATATTGCCGCTGAGGGCTTCCCGCACCTGTAGAGTCAACCGCCTGTTGCTTACAGGTTTAGTTTGGGGTGCCCAGGGGTGGGGAATCCTTCGGCTGACCTTGAAAAGGTCGTGATACAACAGGCGCAGGACATGAAACAAGAACAAATAGAGCAGCAACAAGAACCCAAAGCGCACGGCCACCATTAATAGGGCCAGCATTTAAACCACCTGCACTTCCAACACCGTACGACCAACCTGAATGCGGTCCCCCGGAGCCAAGAGGGCCCTCTGAACCGGTTTGCCGTTTACCAAAGTGCCGTTACGGCTACCTAGGTCCGTAAGGATCCCCTGGTTGTCCTCTATCGTGATCTGGCAGTGTTGCCGCGAAACCTGCTCATCGGTGAGGAGGAGCTCGCAGGTTGGATTACGCCCCAAAATTTGTTTTCCGGGGTGGAGTACAAAGCTCCGCCCCTTATCCGGCCCCTCTACCACCACCAACCGGAGTTCCCCCGCTGTATTTTCTCGAAGACCCTTGTCTGTTTGACCTAGATATACCAGGGTATCCTCGGAAGGTTTCTCCGGCCGGCCCTCCTCCAGGCGGGCATGAACGCGCATCTCCCCGGGTGGCAATTCCTCGTCTATTTCCCATTCTACTCTTATCTCACCTACCAGGGTATAACTTCTCGCCTCCACCTGGTCCCGGAGATATTCCGCCAGCTCCTCGGCCAGGGCATTCTTATACATGGACAAGTTTTCATAGTCCCGGGGACTCAAATAAACCAAGTAAATATTGGGCACGTAGACGCGGTTGACGCTTACGGAGCGGTTATCCCGCATGACTTGAACCAGTCTCTTGGCGACCTCCACCGGCTGCAGAGGAGACCCTTCTCCCCGCTGGAATATTCCCTCAAAAACCCGCCGCCAAAAGGTTTCCGCCCTTTCCAACCAGTTCATGTTGTATACCTCCTACACCCCCTCAGCTCTAAGCTGCCCGCAAGCAGCCCCAATGCGGCAGCCCCGGCTTTCCCGAACGGCTACCTCCACGCCCCTTTGCCGCAAACGGCCGGCAAAGGCGCGGACATCTTCCATTGCCGGGGCCTGAAACCTGAGGCCGGGGACAGGGTTGAATACCAATAGGTTGATGTAAGCCAACGTGCCCTGCACCAGCCAGGCCAGGCGATCCGCGTCTGCCGGACTGTCGTTGATCCCCTTAATTAAGACATACTCAAAGGTTATCCGGCGACCGGTAACTTGGGCGTACTCACGGCACGCGGCCAAGAGCTCGCCTAAGGGATAGCGCCGGTTAAGGGGCACTAGTCTGTTGCGTACCGCGTCGGTGGTAGCATGCAGGGAGATGGCCAGTTCGGGAGGAGGTGTTTCCAGGGCTAAACGTTTTATTTGGGGCACTACGCCGCAAGTAGAAATGGTAATCCGCCGGTGGCCTATACCCCATCCCTGCGGGTGCATCAAAATCCGGCGGGCTTTCAGTACGGCCTCGCAGTTCAGCAATGGTTCACCCATGCCCATAAAAACAACATTGCTAATGCGTTCCCCGTTTACCCGGCCCTCCAGGTGATGCTGCAGGGCCACAACCTGCAGGATGATTTCTCCGGCCGTCAGATTGCGCCGAAATCCTCCCTGGCCGGTGGCACAAAAGCTGCACCCGATAGGACAACCTACCTGGCTGGAAAGGCAGGCCGTAAGGCGCTTTGCTGCGCCCCCCCTGCCGTAGATCATAAGCACACATTCCACCTTTTCGCCGTCCGGCAGAGATATCAGGAGCTTGGTGGTCCCATCTTCAGGATCCTCTAAGGTACGCAGAATGCTAAACGACGGCAGGGAAGCGACGGCGGCCAACTGCTGCCGCAGATTCTTGGGGATATTGGTCATGGCCGCCCAGTCGGTAACCCGGTGAAGGTGAAGCCATTGGAACAACTGGTTCGCCCGGTATTCGGCCTCTCCCAGGGTACGGACCAGCTGCTTCAATTCATGTAACTCTAAACCGTGAAGTTCCACTCCGTGAGCCATGGTGCCCCCCTGGTACATATTATACCAGGTCTCCCACTAGTATAGCTAAACCCGTGCCATCATATACCAGGCCCGTCCGATCAAAAAAGAAAAAGGGGAATTACTTTCCCCTTCTTTATACACTGCCCCTGGTTTAAAAAACTGTACTAAAGTAATATGTTGACCAACCGTGCTACTTTCTCAAGCCCTGGGGTACTTCGGGTTGGTAAAATGTAAGTATACTACTGGGAACTACACTCCCCTGAGCTACTACCACGGCCAGAACGGCCATCCAGGAAGCTGCCAGGGCTGCTACCTTCCTCCACATGCTCCTTCACCTCCTTCCTTCCAGGGGCAGTAACTGCCTTAATCCCTGGTCGACCAATGCCATGAGCCGATAACCCACCGGGGTAATGGTGAGAGTCTGGAGCATGACGGCCAAAGCCGAGGCATAGAGCAGGCTAGGTCTTACTCTATTCGCTTCCACCAACATAAACAACAACCAGGCGCCAAGGAAGGCCAAGGCCGAGCTTTTCAAGAGTATCCGCCGGCGCGGGTTGGTGATGGGATTGGCCGGCGTATCCGCCGGCGCCCAGCGCCATACGGCCGGCAGACTAACCAAGAAGGCAAGAAAAACCAGGCTGAAAACTCCAGTGACGGGCAAGGTCTGGGCCAGCTGCCGTCCCCCCCACCCCACCAGAGTGAGAGCCCCTACGGAACTCAACAGGCAGCGGTAATACGCTGTACAGTGGGCGCCCCCCGCTCCGAAACGGTAGAGGACCTGGGTGATGAGGGCTGCAGCCGTTTCCGGCAAAATTCCCAGACATTGGGCCACCCCTATTATGGCTAAGACTTCTACCACCGCCCCCAGGGCTATCTCCAGGCCGTAGGCCACAATTTCTAGGCGCTCGGGGTCCTTGTCTCCCGGGGAGGCGGGCCCTTGCCCGGCAGAATAAGATAGTATACCTTCCGCCATCAACCTGGCTATGCGGTGGATACTGATCATGGAATAGTAATTCTATATAATTCAAGAAAATCCTTCTTCTTTTTCCATATTTATCTTTCTTTTTTCCACCGGGGAAAGGATAGAGTAAACACCGTGCCCTGTTCGCTGCTCTGCACACTAATTTTCCCGTTGTGTCCGGTTACCAGGCTCTTAACGATAAACAGCCCCTGGCCGTGGCCCTCCTTTTCCTTTTTGGTGGTAAAACCACGTTCGAAGATTTTTTCCTGTAGGGTTAGAGGAATGACCGGCCCGGTGTTGCCCACCTCGAAAACGTATTCGCCGTCCTTGTCATAAATGCGAAGCCAGAGGCGCTTTTCCCGGGATGATTCCCGGCAACAGGCTTCAATGGCGTTGTCCAGGAGATTGCCAAAAATGCGGGTTATGACAGGGCCCGGCACAAGGAACTCCCGTAAATCCGAAGTGATTTCGCATTGCCAGGTTACACCTTTGCTTTCAGCCACTCCCATTTTGCTCCTGATGAGAGCCGCCAGGGTCGGTTGGTTGGTGGAAATAATACGGGTAGGCTGGCTTATCTCGGAACATAAAGATTGGACATAATCCCTGGCCTCCTCAGCCATACTCAGCTGCAAGAAGCCGAGGATTACCTGGAGGTGGCTGATGAAGTCGTGACGCTGGGCACGCAAGTTTTCCAAGCTTTCCCGCAGGTTGTCAATATGAATCCGCTGGTTGTTAACTTCTATCTCCTTTTCAGTATACTTGAAAAGCAAATAAGTTAAGGCCAGGGAAGTAATGATTAACAGAGGCGATATGAGCTGTACGGCCGTGCTCGGATTTATGGTAAAGGTAGGAAAAGCTGGCGCGTTAATGAGGTTTAGGTCGAGGAGTAAGACCAGGCATGCCTCGACCAGGATTAAGATCAGGGTGGCTATAATCGCGGGCTTTTTAATCATGGGAGTCCACATCCCTTTTGCCCTCGACCGGAGTGCCAAAGGCAGGTAGGGATATACGGCGACGCCATATAAAATAGGCTAGTATTCCCAAAACGGTTTCATGGGGTAAGGGGAAGAATACTCGCAACCACGTATCGCGGAGCACCTGATCCATGGTGAGCCCCGTCAACTGTAAGAGGACAGGTATAAAGATGCTTTCCGCCAGTCCTAACACGGCTGTACCCAACAGGACGGCAGTTACAGCATGCCACCATTCTATCTTCTTGATGATTATCTTTATCAAAAAAACGAGAAGAACAAGGTGCATTAAAGTATGTAAACCAAAGGGCAGGGGCAACCGCCTGACCAAAAAGAAAGAAAACAGGGAGTTAATAAGTCCAATGCTTACAACATATTTGAAAGGCGGATAATATCCCAGCAGTCCTAGTCCCAAGCCCGTAACAATAATCCCTTCCGGAATGGATTGAAACACCAGCGCTTGCCACGGCATATGATCCATTCATAAATTCCTCCCTTACCCCGGTTTCGTCCCACTTCCCCTAGTTCTTCCGACGTAACCTGGCTATAAAGAACCCGTCCGTGCCGTGGCGGTGCGGCAAGAACTGAACCTGTCCGCCTTTGGCCTGCCCCTTGAGATCTGGAGGGAGATTGGGGATATACCCCGAAAGGTCCTCATACTCCATAAAATCGGCTTCCTGCAGGAAACGCCCCAGTACCTCCTGGTTTTCTTCCGGTGCCGTGGAGCACGTGCTGTACACCAGGACACCGCCGGGCTTCAGGCACCCAATAGAGCCCTTCAAAATTGAAAGCTGTAGTGCCGGCAATTCCTCTATTTCCCGCGGTTGCTTGCGCCAGCGGGCATCGGGACGGCGCCGCAACACCCCTAATCCCGAACATGGAGCATCGACCAAGAGATAGTCGGCCATCCCCGCATACTTTTCTCCCAGCCGGCCGGCATCGGACAGCACCGTTGTTGCACAGGTTACACCCAGCCGGCGGCAGTTTTCTTCAATGAGCTGCAGCCTGCCGGGATGGACATCCACCGCCAGAATGGTTCCTTTATTCCCCATTAACTGGGCCAGATGGGTCGTCTTACCTCCGGGTGCAGCATTGGCGTCGATTACCGTACTGCCCGGGTGGGGAGAAAGGGCATATCCAACGAGCATAGAAGCCTCATCTTGCACATAAAACAGCCCCCTCCCGAAAGCAGGGTTCCTCTCGAGGCCCGCCAGGGCCCGCAGTTCCAGACCGTCCGGGGCATAGCGAGTGCGCTGCGCGCTAATCCCCTCTCTATTCAACAGCTTCACAAGGGACGGCAAATCTACTCTTAAGGTGTTCACCCGGACGGTTAAGGGAGGGGGTGCATTGTTTGCCTCGCAAAGCTCAACGGTTTCTTCCAGACCGAATTGCTCCAGCCATCTGGCCACCAGCCAGGCCGGATGGCAATAACGCAAGGCAATATGTTCAACAGGATTCTCTCTTATATCAGGATAGGGCAGCCGGTCTTTCTGGCTCAACAGGCGCCGCAGGACGGCATTGACTAAAGCTACGGTACCCCTATGTCCGTATCTCTTAGCTAGTTCAACCGTCTCGTAGAGGGCCGCATGGGCGGGTATGCGGGATAGAAAAAGCAATTGGGCCGCCCCCACCCTCAGCGCCGAGCGTATCCATGGGGGGAGATCCCCCAGTCTTTTCTTTTCCAAACACAGACCTAGGGCCCAATCTACGGTGTTCCATGCCTTGATGGCTGTATACGCAATCTCCGTCGCCAGGGCCCTTTCTCGGGGTCCAAGCCGGGCGTCCCCCAGGACTTCATTGGCCGCCAGGTTAGCATAGGCGCCTTCTTCGCACACTCGATATACGATGTGCAGAGCAGCTTCTCTACTCGTCACGGCGCCCCAGGAACCCCGCCAGAAGCATAAAGCGTAGCAGGTTGAGAACGGCAGTCAGGGCTGCTGCTACATAGGTAAGGGCCGCCGCATTTAATACTTCCCTGGCTCCTACCAATTCCTGGCCCGTCAAATACCCGCCGTTTTCCAGCAGAGCAATAGCACGGCGGCTAGCGTTAAACTCCACCGGCAGGGTGATCAGGGTAAACAGCACCACCAGGGTGAAAGCATACACACCGAGACGGGCCAAGGAAGGCAGACCCAAGAGGATACCGATTAACAACAAAGGGATGGCGAGATTGGAACCGAAGGAAACAACCGGTACCAAAGCCGACCGCAGTTGTAAGGGCAGGTAGCCCGTCCGATGCTGCAGGGCATGGCCCGCCTCATGGGCCGCTACTCCCAAGGATGCCAGGGAACTGCTCTGGTATACCGGTGGAGACAGGCGCAGAACCTTCCCCCGAGGATCGTAGTGGTCGGAAAGAAAGCCCTGGACCATCTCAACTCTCACGTTGTGGAGCCCCGCCCGGTCCAGCAAATCTCGGGCCACCTGGGCCCCGGTCAAACCGCGCCGGGAGGCCACCCGGGAATAGCGTTCAAAGGCCGACTGGACCTTAAATTGGGCGTAGAGGGACAGAATAATCGCCGGGATGAGCAGGATGAAGGTGGGATCGATGGGATAAAACATCACCAGCCCTCCTTTACTTTAAGGACCTCCACCAGAAATTATATTATGCCGCCCATACCGTGTAAATACTGGCACCTAAGCCTGGATTTTCTCCCAAGTACCGGACAGGGGGGCAGGTACACTCGCCCCAAGGTCCAGGTAAAAGCGGATGAGCTCTTCCACCTGAGCCAAGTCCACCTGGGTATTGAGGCAGGGACCCTGAGGCCGCCGATTAACCACCCCCAGAACCGGTAGGGGTTGCGTATCCTGGATTCCGCTGGTTAGATCCCTTTCACACGCAATGGCCACTACTGCTCGCGGGCGATAGGACTTGACAAAATGCCGCGCCAAAGTTCCCCCACTGGCCACCGCCAGGCGTACCCCGTACTTTTCGGCCAGGCGGTGAAGGGCATCGATACTGCAGCGTCCACAGCGCCGGCAGTTGAAAACGTCAATGGTAATCTTGTGGGGACAATCGCTCCGCTGCAGGCAATGGGGTGCTAACAGCAGTATTTCCTCCGGTTTGACTCTTACCCCCTGCAGGCGTACCAGCTGATTGTTCACCTCAATAAAGGATGCCTTTATGGTGTCACTATTTATGCCCAACCATCTTCCTAGGCTCAAAGCCAGGGGAAATAGCCAGTTGGCCACGACCAGGCCTAAATGCTGCAAAAAGGGAACGTGATGATGACGCCAGAGGATAAGGACGAGGCCGGCTATTCCCAGGGCCACCGTTAAGGCCACCAAGGCCAGGGTGATAGCACCCAAAGTCAGCAAGAGCTGGTTAAAAATGCTTGTCCGGTGGGTGAGAAGATACCATCCCCCGCAGAAGGCCAGCACCACAAAGGCCAGGCTCAGCACCAGCAATCCCAAAAAAAGCCTCTTTTTTATTCGCATCCCAACTGCTCCCCCACCTTGAGGGGGTATCCCCTCAAGTATTCAACCGCAGTCATAATCCTCTTCCCCGGGGGCTGGACGGCGGTAATTAACACCTGCCCCTGGCCAGCCTGGACCACAAACCCCTCCCGGGGCCGGACAGCCACTACTTCTCCCGGCCGCCCGCCAACCGAACTTTCTCCCTCGTCTTCCAGAACCCGCGCCCCAAAAATCTTAAGGCGCCGGCCCTCCCGCCAGGTAAAGGCGCCGGGAAGGGGGTTCATTCCGCGGATTAAATTGACTATCTTGTCGGCCCTTTCCTGCCATTTAATCTCTTCTTCTTCCGGCTTTAAGGGAGGCGCATAAGTGGCCTGGCCGTCTTCCTGGGGAAAACGCGGCGCCCGACCGGCAGCGATCAAGTCGACGGTACGGACCAGCAGACGAGCACCCACAACCGCCAGCTCATCGTGCAGTTCTCCCGCTGTCATTTCCGGCGGAATGTCTACCCTCTCCTGGAGGATGATATCGCCCGCATCCAATTCCTCCGTCATATAAATAGTGGTAACCCCTGTTACCTTTTCCCCGCCCATGATGGCCCGCTGGATGGGGGCCGCACCTCGATACCGGGGCAACAAAGAGGCATGAAGATTGATACAGCCTCGGGGAGGCAAGTTTAATACAGCACGAGGCAAAAGGCGGCCGAAGGCCACCACCACTGTTAATTCCGGCTCCCAGCTGCCCAGGGCTGCCAGAAATTCTGGATCCTTTAAGTCCCGGGGTTGTAAAAGGGGCAAACCGTACTCCAGGGCTTTCTCCTTGACGGGAGAAAAAGCCATCTTGCGGCCCCTCCCCCTAGGCCGGTCCGGCTGGGTTACTACTCCTACTACGCGGTGACTGCTGTCTAACAAGGCCTGTAGCGAAACCGCCGCAAACTGCGGCGTGCCCATGAATACCAAGCGCAGGATTTATCTCCCCTCTTGATCGTCTTTAAACAAGCGCAGCGCCCTATCAATAAAGAGAATTCCATCCAGGTGATCGATCTCATGCTGCAACGCCCGGGCAAAAAGCCCCCGGGCGTTGTACTCCCTTCCTCGCCCGTAGCGGTCCAATCCCCTTACCACTACCCTGGCCGCTCGCGGTACCTCACCTTGAACTCCCGGTATACTGAGGCACCCTTCTATGCCGACTTCTGTACCTTCCGCGGCTATAATTTCCGGATTAATCAGCTCTACCAAGCCGTCGCCGACATCAACCACGATAACCCTCTTACTTACCCCAATTTGAGGGGCAGCCAACCCCACCCCCGGAGCAAAATACATAGTTTCGGCCATATTATCTATGAGTCTTAACAAGTTAGGAGTTATCTTGGTTACCGGCTGGGCCTTTTCCCGCAACACCGGCTCCCCCAAAGTTACGATTTTATAAACTGCCACCGGCCATTGCCTCCCCTTGGGCTTACCACATGGTAACCGGCCCTATTTCCTTTATTAGCCTAACACCTGCCGGAACCCTATAATGGGCCAAGCCTTTATCTAGCCCGCGCTTTATCTGCTGCCAGGAAGGAGCCTTAAGAGTCAACTGCCACCGATATTCGCCCCTTATCCTGGCGATCGCGGCCGGCGCTGGCCCCAATACTTCTATGCCTGTTGCCGCTTCCTGGAGGACCTTCGCCAAGGCGTGGGCCGCGCTGATGACTTCTCCTTCGTAGGGCCCTATCAATCCAAGGCGGGCCAGCTTTACAAAAGGCGGGTAGCGCAGAAGCCGACGGGCGGCAATTTCGGTACGATAAAAACCTTTGTAATCCTGCTGGGCGGCAAAAATAATAGCCGGGTCTTCAGGATTGAAGGTTTGAATCAATACCTTGCCCTCCCGGGCCCTCCGCCCGGCCCGGCCGGCCACTTGCATGAGAAGCTGAAAGGTCCTCTCTCGGGCCCGAAAATCGGGCAAGAACAGGGATAAATCCGCATTAATAACACCCACTAAAGTTACACCTTCAAAGTCCATACCCTTGGCAATGGTCTGGGTACCGATGAGTATATCGGCCTGCCCGCAGGCAAACTGATGGTAAATTTCGGCCCACCGCCGGGGGGACCCGGTAGTGTCGCTGTCGGCCCGCAGGAGGCGGGCCTGGGGAAAACAAGCCCGTACCTCGGCCTCCACCCTCTGGGTCCCTATCCCCAGGAGCGCTAGGGAACCACCGCAGCGGGGGCAGGTATCCGGCCAGGCCTGTTCCAGTCCGCAATAGTGGCAGCGTAATTTCCCATCTGCGTGGTAGGTCAAACCTACGGCACACTGGTGGCAGGCAGGGACATAGCCGCAATACCGGCAGACCACATGGGGAGCATATCCGCGTCGGTTAAGAAAAAGTAAAACCTGCTCTCCCCGGGCCAGCGTGGACCCTATTTCCCTTTGTAACTCCCTGCTGAAGTGACCGAAGTGGCCGCTGCGGAACTCCTCCCGCATGTCAATGACCTTAATCCGAGGAGGAGTGCTTCCCGCCACCCTCTCCTTTAATTCCAATAATTGTAGCTGGCCGCGGCAAGCCAGGAAATATGCCTCGGTACTAGGCGTGGCCGTCCCGAAGATGACAACCGCCTTTTCCAGCTGGCCTCGTTTCAGAGCTACCTCTCGAGCATCATAGCGAGGAGTGGCTTCGTGTTTGTAAGTAGTGGCATGTTCCTCATCG includes the following:
- a CDS encoding peptidoglycan D,D-transpeptidase FtsI family protein, whose translation is MEKPVRLLALVLSSLFLLLILHLTYIQVLKGEELYLNPFNPRLRLLEEKTWRGQISGRHGEVWARTYVTGGRLQREYPLGAAAAHVVGYASPRLGMSGLEAGYNGELLGLTGWQGVLNRWRELQNTVRHGNNLVLTLDASLQQLAFQLLKGYRGAVVALNPQTGEVLALASSPSFDPHGIENAWDQLNDARQGSPLLNRALQGLYPPGSTLKLITAAAALGEDYGISRREFYCPGHIEIEGRKLTCPRVHGNINFNEALMFSCNVTFAQLALEAGAEAFERAARNFALGQELDFDLNVASSRFPATVRSNPNALAEAAIGQGEFVATPLHMALVAAALANNGRLMQPFMVARVEDEKGAVLKVTRPRLLKLAADPAVALIIKEAMVATVEEGTGQSARIPGIRVAGKTGSAQNPQGRAHSWFVGFAPAEAPQVAVAVIVENAGAGGAVAAPIGGQIMAKVLGR
- a CDS encoding FtsW/RodA/SpoVE family cell cycle protein — protein: MTERRQEFALLLWPSLILLNGYLYGLLHRKESAGLGSPEITLLIAAFWAVHFILKISRHRGDQYLLPLAAMLTASGLVFLFRLDPDLARRQVAWSVVGLLVLVAVVMGGRDYERLTRYPYLYLTGGLFFLFLTVIAGTRMGGAKSWLTLGSFTLQPVEAVKVLVVLFLSGFLEEKRELMLEQSRWRSTWGPLITAVSLSVLLLVLQPDLGSALILLAVFLAMIYLATGRRRYMLLGGLLFLAGSLAAYSLFPHLRARVAVWLNPWSDPQGAGYQVIQSLFSLGSGGLIGTGMGLGYSQIIPHVATDFIFATMGEEMGLLGSAGIAILYLLFGYRGFRAALRAPEGQGTMLAAGLTVLVTFQAFIIMAGVSKLMPLTGVTLPFVSYGGSSLIISYLILGLLLNVSAAGRV
- a CDS encoding Stp1/IreP family PP2C-type Ser/Thr phosphatase; the protein is MRAEVLTHPGLMRSDNEDAYLVDLGLGLLAVADGMGGHQAGEVASALALRALGEKIKEHYRGDPLVHLVSAVRFANRVVYSSALSRREYRGMGTTLTVAWVIDDKVLLAHVGDSRAYLFRDGQLQVLTHDHSYVGELVRSGGLTQEEARLHPHRNILTRALGTEDEVEVDGKVVSLMEGDLLLLCTDGLPEVVRDEEIAFTVGQGGTLREILENLLALALNRGGPDNITVVLAAYD
- a CDS encoding FHA domain-containing protein — its product is MLALLMVAVRFGFLLLLYLFLFHVLRLLYHDLFKVSRRIPHPWAPQTKPVSNRRLTLQVREALSGNIKKGEIYPLGENIIIGRDQLSDIVLSETHVSGRHAAITRQGNRWQIRDLGSTNGTYVNGKRITGPVDLAPGDEVRIGGVIFEVRWENAGRSTNSSRLNAFR
- a CDS encoding FhaA domain-containing protein, with the translated sequence MNWLERAETFWRRVFEGIFQRGEGSPLQPVEVAKRLVQVMRDNRSVSVNRVYVPNIYLVYLSPRDYENLSMYKNALAEELAEYLRDQVEARSYTLVGEIRVEWEIDEELPPGEMRVHARLEEGRPEKPSEDTLVYLGQTDKGLRENTAGELRLVVVEGPDKGRSFVLHPGKQILGRNPTCELLLTDEQVSRQHCQITIEDNQGILTDLGSRNGTLVNGKPVQRALLAPGDRIQVGRTVLEVQVV
- the rlmN gene encoding 23S rRNA (adenine(2503)-C(2))-methyltransferase RlmN; this encodes MYQGGTMAHGVELHGLELHELKQLVRTLGEAEYRANQLFQWLHLHRVTDWAAMTNIPKNLRQQLAAVASLPSFSILRTLEDPEDGTTKLLISLPDGEKVECVLMIYGRGGAAKRLTACLSSQVGCPIGCSFCATGQGGFRRNLTAGEIILQVVALQHHLEGRVNGERISNVVFMGMGEPLLNCEAVLKARRILMHPQGWGIGHRRITISTCGVVPQIKRLALETPPPELAISLHATTDAVRNRLVPLNRRYPLGELLAACREYAQVTGRRITFEYVLIKGINDSPADADRLAWLVQGTLAYINLLVFNPVPGLRFQAPAMEDVRAFAGRLRQRGVEVAVRESRGCRIGAACGQLRAEGV